A part of Mycolicibacterium sp. TUM20985 genomic DNA contains:
- the uraH gene encoding hydroxyisourate hydrolase, with translation MSLSTHVLDARTGTPAPGIAVTLTDATGAPLVTATTDDDGRIAALGDDLPAGVYRLHFDTGSYFATLDVPTFYPEVIIAFDITDAASHYHVPVLLSPYAYSTYRGS, from the coding sequence ATGAGTCTGTCCACCCACGTTCTCGACGCCAGGACCGGCACGCCCGCCCCGGGTATCGCCGTCACCCTGACTGACGCCACCGGCGCGCCGCTGGTCACCGCGACCACCGACGACGACGGCCGTATCGCCGCTCTGGGCGATGACCTGCCCGCCGGGGTGTACCGCCTGCACTTCGACACGGGAAGCTATTTCGCAACGCTGGACGTGCCCACGTTCTACCCGGAAGTGATCATTGCGTTCGACATCACCGACGCGGCGAGCCATTACCACGTCCCGGTGCTGCTCTCGCCGTATGCCTATTCCACCTATCGAGGGAGTTGA
- the pucL gene encoding factor-independent urate hydroxylase, whose product MSKIILGENQYGKAENRVVRIYRDTPRHEIHDINVSTCLRGDFSAAYLTGDQSDVLPTDSQKQTAYAYAKEKGVLSIEDYGLALAHHFVDDVEPVDGARIEIEEFAWERAVVDGAEHDHTWIRKGQEVRTAAVTVDAGGEWVVGGLKDMVILKSTGSEFSGFLSDPYTVLEPTTDRVMATSLVAQWRFTTTDVDWEPTFAGVKALLVKQFAIVQSLALQQTLFEMGKAVLEAYPFIAEVRLAAPNKHHFVYDLSPFGLANDKEVFHADDRPYGLIQATVTRDDAPAAGAAWDVYRGWLA is encoded by the coding sequence GTGTCCAAGATCATCCTGGGCGAGAATCAGTACGGCAAGGCGGAGAACCGCGTCGTCAGGATCTATCGCGACACCCCGCGCCACGAGATTCACGACATCAACGTATCTACTTGTCTACGAGGCGATTTCAGTGCCGCCTACCTGACGGGTGATCAGTCCGACGTGCTACCCACCGACTCGCAGAAGCAGACGGCCTACGCCTACGCCAAGGAGAAGGGCGTGCTCTCGATCGAGGACTACGGCTTGGCGCTGGCCCACCACTTCGTCGACGACGTCGAGCCGGTCGACGGCGCCCGCATCGAGATCGAGGAATTCGCCTGGGAGCGTGCGGTCGTCGACGGCGCCGAGCACGATCACACGTGGATTCGCAAGGGCCAGGAGGTCCGCACCGCCGCCGTCACGGTCGACGCCGGCGGCGAATGGGTCGTCGGCGGGCTCAAGGACATGGTGATCCTCAAGTCCACCGGGTCGGAGTTCAGCGGGTTCCTGAGCGATCCGTACACCGTCCTGGAACCCACGACGGACCGGGTGATGGCGACATCGCTCGTCGCCCAGTGGCGGTTCACCACCACCGACGTCGACTGGGAGCCAACCTTCGCGGGGGTCAAGGCGCTACTGGTCAAGCAGTTCGCGATCGTTCAGTCACTCGCCCTGCAGCAGACCCTGTTCGAGATGGGCAAGGCCGTGCTCGAGGCGTACCCGTTCATCGCCGAGGTGCGACTGGCCGCCCCCAACAAGCACCACTTCGTATACGACCTGTCGCCGTTCGGCCTGGCCAACGACAAGGAGGTGTTCCATGCCGACGACCGTCCCTACGGCCTGATCCAGGCCACGGTCACGCGCGACGACGCCCCCGCGGCGGGCGCCGCCTGGGACGTCTACCGGGGCTGGCTGGCCTGA
- a CDS encoding RNA polymerase sigma factor SigF, with translation MTASSSRGSSSRSNSEYADVVVMFRALQELPQGSPKFTRQRDSIVERCLPLADHIARRFDGRGEPRDDLVQVARVGLVNAVIRFDVDAGSDFVSFAVPTIMGEVRRHFRDNSWSVKVPRRLKELHLRLGAATAELSQKLGRAPTPSELAAELEMDREEIVEGLVAGSSYNTLSIDGAGGGTEEAPAIADTLGDVDLNLDQIENRESLRPLLASLPERERQVLLLRFFESMTQTQIAERVGISQMHVSRLLAKSLARLRDQLE, from the coding sequence GTGACGGCGTCGTCCTCTCGGGGTTCGTCGTCACGATCGAACTCTGAATACGCGGACGTGGTCGTCATGTTCCGCGCGCTGCAGGAGCTGCCGCAGGGTTCCCCCAAGTTCACCCGGCAACGCGACTCGATCGTGGAACGTTGTCTGCCGCTCGCCGACCACATCGCGCGCCGCTTCGATGGCCGCGGCGAGCCTCGCGACGATCTGGTCCAGGTGGCGCGGGTCGGTCTGGTCAACGCCGTCATCCGCTTCGACGTGGACGCCGGCTCGGACTTCGTGTCGTTCGCCGTACCAACCATCATGGGCGAGGTTCGGCGGCACTTCCGCGACAACAGCTGGTCGGTGAAGGTGCCGCGCCGGCTGAAGGAGTTGCACCTGCGACTCGGGGCGGCGACGGCCGAGTTGTCGCAGAAGCTGGGCCGTGCGCCGACCCCGTCGGAGCTCGCAGCCGAACTCGAGATGGACCGCGAGGAGATCGTCGAAGGTCTGGTGGCGGGCAGTTCGTACAACACCTTGTCGATCGACGGTGCCGGCGGCGGGACCGAGGAGGCGCCGGCCATCGCCGACACCCTCGGTGACGTCGACCTCAACCTGGACCAGATCGAGAATCGCGAGTCGCTACGGCCGCTGCTGGCCAGCCTCCCCGAACGGGAGCGTCAGGTACTCCTGCTGCGCTTCTTCGAGTCGATGACCCAGACACAGATCGCCGAACGGGTGGGTATCTCGCAGATGCACGTATCCCGGCTGCTGGCGAAATCGCTTGCCCGGCTGCGCGACCAACTCGAGTAG
- a CDS encoding ATP-binding protein encodes MRSLGGRVSDGQNDHDGGHRSPRSVEVRVAAKLENLAVLRTVVGAVGTYEDLDFDSVADLRLAVDEACTRLIRSATPDATLVLVVHPMEEQLVVDVSTACSSPDIVVPGSFSWHVLSSLTDEVSTFQNGHGSEDAQVFGISMTTRRASSLR; translated from the coding sequence ATGAGGTCACTTGGAGGGCGCGTGTCAGACGGTCAGAACGACCACGACGGAGGGCATCGGAGCCCCCGATCCGTGGAGGTGCGAGTCGCGGCGAAGCTGGAGAATCTGGCCGTGTTGCGCACCGTCGTGGGCGCCGTCGGGACATACGAAGATCTCGACTTCGACAGTGTCGCCGACCTCCGGCTGGCGGTGGACGAGGCGTGCACCCGGCTGATCAGGTCGGCCACTCCCGACGCGACCCTGGTCCTCGTCGTGCATCCCATGGAAGAGCAACTCGTCGTCGACGTGTCGACCGCGTGCTCCTCGCCCGACATCGTCGTCCCAGGTAGCTTCAGCTGGCACGTCCTGAGTTCCCTGACGGACGAAGTCAGCACCTTCCAGAATGGGCATGGGAGCGAGGACGCGCAGGTCTTCGGCATTTCCATGACGACGAGACGAGCGAGCTCGCTGCGGTGA
- the mbp1 gene encoding microaggregate-binding protein 1, whose product MSDSGPEAGIKGVVEDVKGKAKEVAGTVTDRDGLKEEGKAQQDKAEAERDVAKKEAEAEAARGSASAAEARQKAAE is encoded by the coding sequence ATGAGCGACAGTGGACCAGAAGCAGGAATCAAGGGCGTCGTCGAAGACGTCAAGGGCAAGGCGAAGGAGGTCGCCGGCACGGTGACCGATCGCGACGGCCTCAAGGAAGAGGGCAAGGCCCAGCAGGACAAGGCAGAGGCTGAGCGCGACGTCGCGAAGAAGGAAGCCGAAGCCGAAGCCGCCCGCGGTAGCGCCTCAGCCGCCGAGGCTCGCCAGAAGGCAGCGGAGTAG
- a CDS encoding ArsR/SmtB family transcription factor has product MTDVPAVLAVIADETRWRILSEIGSADMSASALAGRLPVSRQAIAKHLTALADAGLVEPVRAGREVRYRAIGGRLSALAVELDAIGRSWDRRLAAIKRIAEASD; this is encoded by the coding sequence ATGACGGACGTCCCCGCGGTGCTGGCCGTCATCGCCGACGAAACCCGCTGGCGCATCCTGTCCGAGATCGGCAGTGCCGACATGTCGGCCAGTGCACTCGCTGGTCGCCTGCCCGTCAGTCGACAGGCGATCGCCAAACACCTGACCGCGCTTGCCGATGCGGGACTCGTCGAGCCCGTGCGGGCCGGCCGCGAGGTTCGTTACCGGGCGATCGGTGGGCGCTTGAGCGCGCTGGCCGTCGAACTGGACGCGATCGGTCGTAGCTGGGATCGACGTCTCGCCGCCATCAAGCGGATCGCCGAGGCGTCCGACTGA
- a CDS encoding SRPBCC family protein, whose protein sequence is MAALDITRSIDIAAPLDAVWRALTEPELIAQWFGDTAEFDATPGASGAFGWRDHGGAFRIVVEQVDRPKTLVYRWAREFGVDPMPGNSTLVRFDLTATDNGTRLDLLETGFEELADPHGAQAGNVGGWKAELGELVEFVESR, encoded by the coding sequence ATGGCAGCACTCGACATCACCCGCAGCATCGACATCGCCGCGCCGCTCGACGCGGTGTGGCGGGCGCTGACGGAGCCCGAGCTCATCGCCCAATGGTTCGGCGACACCGCCGAATTCGACGCGACCCCCGGCGCCTCCGGGGCGTTTGGTTGGCGCGACCATGGCGGAGCGTTCCGGATCGTCGTCGAACAGGTCGACAGGCCGAAGACGCTCGTCTACCGGTGGGCGCGCGAGTTCGGCGTGGACCCGATGCCCGGCAATTCGACGCTGGTGCGATTCGACCTCACCGCGACCGACAACGGCACACGCCTGGACCTGCTCGAGACCGGCTTCGAGGAGCTCGCTGATCCGCACGGTGCGCAGGCCGGCAACGTCGGGGGCTGGAAGGCGGAACTCGGCGAGCTGGTGGAGTTCGTCGAATCGCGATGA
- a CDS encoding FAD binding domain-containing protein, translating to MDLNTVEAVTTPRRRDELWPLGPSDAVMGGGTWLFSEPQVQTRRLVDLAGLGWSPITVNDDGVELAATCTLEQASALSARLPTVRPQWLAAPLFRQCASALLASFKILHTATVGGNVCLSFPAGAMISLAAALAGEVVIWRADGDDYRMPITEFVTGDSTNALASGEVLRSVRLPAAALTGRTAYRKLAPSSRGRSGVVVIGRVDSAGEFTLSITAATVRPFVFQLAAADVDAVRRAHEGIPDDAWTRDPHGDPDWRRAMSLLLAEQIVAELR from the coding sequence GTGGACCTCAATACGGTCGAGGCGGTCACTACCCCGCGTCGACGCGATGAACTTTGGCCTCTGGGCCCCTCTGATGCCGTCATGGGCGGGGGGACGTGGTTGTTCTCCGAGCCCCAGGTCCAGACCCGCCGACTGGTCGATCTCGCCGGGCTGGGCTGGTCACCGATCACCGTGAACGACGACGGCGTCGAGCTGGCGGCGACGTGCACGCTGGAGCAGGCGTCCGCTCTGTCGGCCCGGCTTCCGACCGTCAGGCCGCAATGGCTGGCCGCGCCCCTCTTCCGGCAGTGCGCCAGCGCGCTGCTCGCGTCGTTCAAGATCCTGCACACCGCCACCGTCGGCGGCAACGTGTGCTTGTCGTTTCCCGCCGGTGCGATGATCTCCCTGGCGGCTGCGCTGGCCGGGGAAGTCGTCATCTGGCGGGCCGACGGGGACGACTACCGGATGCCGATCACCGAGTTCGTCACCGGCGATTCGACCAATGCATTGGCCAGCGGCGAGGTCCTTCGCTCCGTGCGCCTTCCGGCTGCGGCGCTGACGGGTCGCACCGCCTACCGCAAGCTGGCGCCCTCATCGCGGGGCCGCTCCGGCGTCGTCGTCATTGGCCGCGTGGACTCGGCGGGCGAGTTCACGCTGTCGATCACCGCAGCGACCGTGCGGCCGTTCGTCTTCCAGCTGGCCGCGGCCGACGTGGACGCGGTGCGACGGGCACACGAGGGCATTCCCGACGACGCCTGGACCAGGGACCCGCATGGCGATCCCGACTGGCGACGTGCGATGAGCCTGCTGCTGGCCGAGCAGATCGTCGCGGAGTTGCGATGA